Proteins encoded by one window of Bryobacteraceae bacterium:
- a CDS encoding cupin domain-containing protein: protein MMRVALLALLSLPLVARDPLPERIAHMDSAKFRKAKSVHGGAGELHFTGMFDARTFSTNFIFLHRGVIPPGGGIGHHFHNHMEEMFVILDGEAQFTIDGRTSLLKGPAGAPCRMGHSHAIYNPTDKPVQWMNIAVGTIKGKYDNTDLGDDRVGVPLDPKPVFISMRLDKTLLKSADTFHGGKSNIQYRRALMPEVFYTKWSYVDHVVIPPGGSTGAHRHEGVEEFYYVIDGRGTARVGKATAPVAKDDAVPVFLNEPHSIDNTGSEPMELMVVGVARAKWAIEGVAAQ, encoded by the coding sequence ATGATGCGTGTCGCTCTGCTGGCCCTGCTTTCGCTTCCCCTCGTCGCCCGCGACCCGCTCCCCGAGCGCATCGCACACATGGATTCGGCCAAGTTCCGCAAGGCGAAATCCGTACACGGCGGCGCGGGGGAACTTCACTTCACCGGAATGTTCGACGCGCGGACGTTCAGCACCAACTTCATCTTTCTTCACCGCGGCGTGATCCCTCCCGGCGGCGGCATCGGCCATCACTTCCACAACCACATGGAAGAGATGTTCGTGATCCTCGACGGCGAAGCGCAGTTCACCATCGACGGCCGCACGTCTTTGCTCAAAGGCCCCGCCGGCGCCCCATGCCGCATGGGCCACTCGCATGCGATCTACAATCCCACCGATAAGCCAGTCCAGTGGATGAACATCGCCGTCGGGACGATCAAGGGCAAGTACGATAACACGGACCTCGGCGACGACCGCGTCGGCGTCCCGCTCGATCCGAAGCCCGTGTTCATTTCGATGCGGCTCGATAAGACGTTGTTGAAAAGCGCGGACACGTTCCATGGCGGCAAGAGCAACATCCAGTACCGACGCGCGCTGATGCCGGAGGTGTTCTACACCAAATGGTCCTATGTGGACCACGTGGTGATTCCTCCGGGCGGCTCCACCGGAGCCCACCGGCATGAAGGCGTCGAGGAGTTTTATTACGTGATCGACGGCCGGGGCACGGCCCGCGTGGGCAAGGCAACCGCGCCCGTCGCCAAGGACGATGCCGTACCCGTGTTCCTCAACGAACCGCACTCGATCGACAACACCGGCAGTGAGCCGATGGAGTTGATGGTGGTGGGCGTGGCGCGCGCCAAGTGGGCGATCGAGGGAGTCGCCGCGCAGTAG
- a CDS encoding glycosyltransferase family 2 protein: MPRVTVIVPTLAAGAPLERCLAALARQTFRDFETIVVDNGGAVGVAAARVLRPGSNLGFGAAVNLAIAGSETELIAVLNDDAEPEPAWLEALTAAADRHGEAGMFASCVLLGDTGLLDSAGMLLCADGAGKQRGHREPPDRFAMEDEVLFPSGSAAMYRRAMVAEVGAFPDHFFLYGEDTDLGLRARWAGWSCIYVAGARVRHSYSESAGKASLLKAYHVERNRLFVAARNFPLGMLLRAPFVALARYWYHATGGEGAAAAHRASGGSAAGLAWTVLRAHCAAMAAIPRLLGERWALAARRRIAAGRFTSLARRFAISARDVARQ; the protein is encoded by the coding sequence TTGCCCCGCGTCACGGTCATCGTGCCCACGCTTGCGGCCGGCGCCCCGCTCGAACGGTGCCTGGCGGCGCTTGCGCGGCAGACATTCCGCGATTTCGAAACCATCGTCGTCGACAACGGCGGCGCCGTGGGCGTAGCTGCCGCGCGTGTGCTCCGGCCGGGATCCAACCTCGGCTTCGGCGCCGCGGTGAATCTGGCGATCGCCGGATCGGAGACGGAGTTGATCGCGGTGTTGAATGACGATGCCGAGCCCGAGCCGGCGTGGCTCGAAGCGCTCACGGCCGCCGCGGACCGGCATGGGGAGGCGGGCATGTTCGCAAGCTGTGTCCTGCTGGGCGATACCGGGCTGCTTGACTCGGCCGGAATGCTACTGTGCGCGGACGGCGCCGGCAAGCAGCGCGGCCATCGCGAACCGCCGGATCGGTTCGCGATGGAGGATGAGGTGCTGTTCCCGAGCGGATCGGCGGCGATGTACCGGCGGGCGATGGTTGCGGAAGTGGGTGCGTTTCCGGACCACTTCTTTCTTTACGGCGAAGATACCGATCTAGGTTTGCGCGCCCGATGGGCTGGGTGGAGCTGTATTTATGTGGCGGGCGCAAGAGTCCGGCACTCGTATTCGGAGTCGGCGGGGAAGGCGTCGTTGTTGAAGGCGTACCATGTGGAGCGGAACCGGCTGTTTGTGGCGGCGCGGAATTTTCCTTTGGGGATGCTGTTGCGCGCGCCGTTTGTTGCGCTGGCGCGGTATTGGTATCACGCAACGGGTGGGGAAGGCGCGGCTGCGGCGCATCGGGCGTCGGGCGGGTCGGCGGCGGGTCTGGCGTGGACCGTGCTGCGCGCCCATTGTGCGGCGATGGCTGCTATTCCCCGTTTGCTAGGCGAGCGGTGGGCGCTCGCGGCGCGAAGGCGGATCGCGGCTGGTCGGTTCACGTCGCTGGCGCGACGGTTCGCGATATCGGCGCGCGACGTGGCGCGGCAATAG
- the rsmD gene encoding 16S rRNA (guanine(966)-N(2))-methyltransferase RsmD, with product MRVIAGEFRSRRLKSPPGLETRPTPDRLRESLFSILAPSIEGSVFADVYAGCGAVGIEALSRGASQAVFIERSRANCGIIRENLETLRILGRSRIIHGGAGTYLSSTSAAIYFIDPPYDRPAEYDTALAAAAEAAPPEAIVIAQHASRHTLADSYGGVKRYRIVRQGDNSLSFYRVDD from the coding sequence GTGCGTGTGATTGCGGGTGAGTTTCGCAGCCGGCGGCTGAAGAGTCCGCCTGGGCTCGAAACACGGCCGACTCCGGACCGGCTCCGTGAATCGCTGTTCTCCATCCTCGCTCCCTCTATCGAAGGCTCCGTCTTCGCCGATGTCTACGCCGGGTGCGGCGCGGTCGGCATCGAAGCGCTCTCTCGCGGCGCATCGCAGGCGGTTTTCATCGAACGCAGCCGCGCCAACTGCGGCATCATCCGCGAGAACCTCGAGACGTTGCGCATTCTGGGCCGCTCTCGCATCATCCACGGCGGCGCAGGGACTTACCTGTCGTCCACCTCAGCGGCGATATACTTCATAGATCCTCCGTATGACCGGCCGGCCGAGTACGACACCGCACTCGCCGCGGCAGCCGAAGCCGCGCCGCCCGAGGCGATCGTGATCGCGCAGCACGCCTCGCGCCACACGCTCGCCGACAGTTATGGCGGAGTCAAGCGGTACCGCATCGTCCGTCAGGGTGACAATTCGCTTTCTTTCTATCGAGTCGATGACTAA
- a CDS encoding VCBS repeat-containing protein, with amino-acid sequence MRILFASVPVLLAPLLPPDPAPVLQGKPWIRYTIDNTASGADGVKITDTKTDGRPDIATAWEEGGLIRAYFNPSRVDSRTPWPQVTVGRVASPEDAVFADLDRDLAFDVVSACEGKERTVYIHWAPKSPDRFWQSDAWTTTPIAASQGRMMWMFVQPMQVDGRNGPDLVAGGKGPGAEIGWFEAPANARDTAAWKWHPLRPVGWIMSIYTVDMDADGDLDILFSDRKGERTGVYWLENPRVKGAPFDAAAAWPEHAVGSTGREVMFIDYTDADGDGLPDVAAAVKPRDIQIHHRLSRDGTRWKTAEMSLPAAATGTAKSVRITDVNADGKLDVIYSAEQTPPGASGVVWRALDDSALHDISGPEGIKYDFIELLDLDGDQDLDVVTTEENFGADSKGLGLIWYENPGR; translated from the coding sequence ATGCGCATCCTGTTCGCGTCGGTACCGGTCCTGCTCGCTCCGCTGCTCCCGCCCGACCCGGCGCCTGTCCTGCAGGGCAAGCCGTGGATCCGCTACACCATCGACAACACCGCCTCCGGCGCCGACGGCGTGAAGATCACCGATACCAAGACCGACGGCCGCCCCGACATCGCCACGGCCTGGGAGGAGGGCGGACTCATCCGCGCCTACTTCAACCCCTCGCGCGTGGACTCGCGCACGCCTTGGCCGCAGGTGACCGTGGGGCGCGTCGCATCGCCGGAAGACGCCGTCTTCGCCGATCTTGACCGCGACCTCGCCTTCGACGTCGTCAGCGCCTGCGAAGGCAAGGAACGTACGGTCTACATCCATTGGGCGCCGAAATCGCCGGACCGCTTCTGGCAGTCCGACGCCTGGACCACGACGCCGATCGCCGCCTCGCAAGGCCGCATGATGTGGATGTTCGTGCAGCCGATGCAGGTGGACGGCCGGAACGGCCCGGACCTGGTCGCCGGCGGCAAGGGGCCCGGCGCGGAGATCGGCTGGTTCGAAGCGCCCGCAAACGCGCGCGACACCGCGGCGTGGAAGTGGCATCCACTGCGGCCGGTGGGTTGGATCATGTCGATCTACACGGTCGATATGGACGCCGATGGCGATCTCGACATCCTTTTCTCCGATCGCAAGGGCGAGCGTACCGGCGTCTACTGGCTCGAGAATCCGCGCGTGAAAGGCGCCCCATTCGACGCGGCAGCGGCGTGGCCCGAACACGCGGTCGGATCCACCGGGCGCGAGGTGATGTTCATCGATTACACCGACGCCGACGGCGATGGGCTCCCGGACGTGGCCGCCGCGGTGAAGCCGCGCGATATCCAGATCCACCACCGGCTCTCGCGCGACGGCACGCGCTGGAAGACAGCCGAAATGTCTCTGCCGGCAGCGGCCACAGGGACCGCCAAAAGCGTCCGCATCACCGACGTTAACGCCGACGGAAAGCTCGACGTAATCTACTCGGCCGAGCAGACGCCGCCGGGTGCATCGGGCGTCGTCTGGAGGGCGCTCGACGACAGCGCCCTCCACGACATTTCGGGTCCCGAGGGCATCAAGTACGACTTCATCGAACTGCTCGACCTCGACGGCGATCAGGACCTCGACGTTGTCACGACCGAAGAAAACTTCGGTGCGGACAGTAAGGGCCTCGGGCTCATCTGGTATGAGAATCCGGGCCGCTGA
- the dprA gene encoding DNA-processing protein DprA, whose protein sequence is MAAAAPHAHGTETELCWLALRLVPGLGPKKAVPLVRTFRTPVEVFRASATDLMECGISGAVANTIASGCTFDDAADQYRLMRDAGAEMVTVLDPRYPERLHEIYDPPLLLFTRGDTALLNRTGLGVVGTRRPTPYGVAAAERLSKELAGAGMVITSGMARGIDTAAHRAALDSNGATAAVFGSGVDHIYPAENRRLAEQIAARGLLISEFPMSNPGHPQNFPVRNRIISGMSVGVLVVEGAQYSGSAITAQLAMEQNREVFAVPGNITSKMSWAPNLLIKQGAKLVQAAEDVLAELAPDVRAALRQFAPGADDADPAQALSPLARRVLTQLPVEEATQLDDLLERIPDSTPSELLATLFELQLQGLVRQMPGRSYVRTWTG, encoded by the coding sequence GTGGCCGCAGCCGCTCCTCACGCCCATGGAACCGAAACCGAGCTTTGCTGGCTCGCGCTACGCCTGGTGCCCGGGCTTGGTCCGAAGAAGGCCGTTCCGCTGGTCCGCACGTTCCGCACCCCGGTGGAGGTGTTCCGCGCTTCAGCCACGGACCTCATGGAGTGCGGCATTTCCGGCGCTGTCGCCAACACGATTGCCTCCGGCTGCACGTTCGACGACGCTGCCGACCAGTACCGGCTGATGCGCGACGCGGGCGCCGAGATGGTCACCGTGCTGGACCCGCGCTATCCCGAGCGCCTTCACGAGATCTACGATCCTCCGCTGCTGCTTTTCACGCGCGGCGACACGGCGCTGCTGAATCGCACCGGGCTCGGCGTTGTGGGAACGCGTCGGCCGACGCCCTACGGGGTTGCCGCGGCGGAGCGGCTTTCCAAGGAACTCGCCGGCGCCGGGATGGTGATCACGAGCGGCATGGCGCGCGGCATCGACACGGCGGCGCATCGCGCCGCGCTCGATTCGAACGGCGCCACGGCGGCCGTGTTCGGTTCCGGCGTCGACCATATCTATCCGGCCGAGAATCGGCGCCTCGCCGAGCAGATCGCCGCGCGCGGGCTGCTGATCTCGGAGTTCCCGATGAGCAATCCGGGCCACCCGCAGAACTTCCCGGTTCGCAACCGGATCATCTCCGGCATGAGCGTCGGCGTGCTCGTGGTGGAAGGCGCGCAGTACAGCGGGTCGGCCATCACCGCGCAACTGGCGATGGAGCAGAACCGCGAGGTGTTCGCCGTTCCGGGCAACATCACCTCGAAGATGAGCTGGGCTCCGAACCTGCTGATCAAGCAGGGCGCGAAGCTGGTGCAGGCGGCCGAGGATGTGCTCGCCGAGTTGGCTCCCGACGTTCGCGCGGCGCTTCGGCAATTCGCACCGGGGGCAGACGATGCCGATCCGGCGCAGGCGCTGAGCCCGCTGGCGCGCCGCGTCCTCACCCAACTGCCGGTCGAGGAGGCGACGCAGCTCGACGACTTGCTCGAGCGTATCCCGGACTCGACGCCCTCGGAACTCCTGGCCACCCTGTTTGAGTTGCAGCTACAGGGGCTGGTGCGGCAGATGCCCGGGCGTTCCTACGTCCGCACGTGGACCGGGTAA
- a CDS encoding GNAT family N-acetyltransferase — translation MPAASDDALFSLDQFIKAWRMIGTAVPDTVNASEPGLECSFTGLPIAFFNMAFVTPSVSDAGGLRDAASRAGEWAAGQGAPWFLAVTHEVSGEGAELADLGFVPAVKLTGMIADDVAPASRTPEGLDLIAPYDDATSAPLSDINAAAYGIDMGGSDSPMGAYSFWRNHYGAVGMKDNRPVSCTATMMVDGYRYVAFVATLPGERRKGYADAVMRHSLELAAAAHGRVRTVLHATEDGRPVYERMGYRSVSTHSLFIEARFLEGH, via the coding sequence ATGCCTGCCGCGAGCGACGACGCTCTATTCAGCCTTGACCAATTCATCAAAGCCTGGCGGATGATCGGGACCGCCGTTCCGGACACGGTCAACGCGAGCGAGCCCGGACTCGAGTGCTCGTTCACCGGCCTGCCGATCGCCTTCTTCAACATGGCCTTCGTGACGCCATCGGTGAGCGATGCCGGGGGACTGCGCGACGCAGCATCGCGAGCCGGCGAGTGGGCCGCCGGCCAAGGGGCGCCGTGGTTCCTGGCGGTGACGCACGAGGTCAGCGGCGAGGGCGCGGAACTGGCGGACCTCGGCTTCGTCCCGGCGGTGAAGCTCACCGGCATGATCGCCGACGACGTCGCACCGGCATCGCGGACACCGGAGGGGCTTGATCTGATCGCTCCGTACGACGACGCTACGAGCGCCCCGCTTTCGGACATCAACGCCGCCGCCTACGGTATCGACATGGGCGGTTCCGATTCGCCGATGGGGGCGTACTCGTTCTGGCGGAACCACTACGGCGCCGTGGGCATGAAGGACAACCGGCCCGTTTCGTGCACGGCGACGATGATGGTGGATGGCTACCGTTACGTCGCGTTCGTGGCGACGCTGCCGGGTGAGCGCCGGAAGGGCTACGCCGACGCCGTGATGCGGCATTCGCTGGAGCTGGCGGCGGCAGCGCATGGCCGGGTGCGCACCGTACTGCACGCCACCGAGGACGGCCGGCCGGTGTATGAGCGCATGGGATACCGCTCTGTCTCCACGCACTCGCTGTTTATCGAGGCGCGTTTCTTAGAGGGGCACTGA